One part of the Haliotis asinina isolate JCU_RB_2024 chromosome 2, JCU_Hal_asi_v2, whole genome shotgun sequence genome encodes these proteins:
- the LOC137272588 gene encoding uncharacterized protein, translating to MSRLFLGILLLVSPIFAQNFDQIWADMNPNGGDLTPDEIGVFFRSMMRPPPGVNDPTALTRVDFKAFWTAAYGDTEKIADGLFSFFDGHKDEIIDEQDLLPMMNIADSNADGVLDRQEFDAYMTIAYAYAENQRLLPGNAHNVHVQAHHQQLANHHQHNPHLHLGKPFFG from the exons ATGAGTCGACTGTTCCTGGGAATCCTGCTGCTAGTCAG CCCTATCTTCGCTCAGAACTTCGACCAAATATGGGCGGACATGAACCCTAATGGCGGTGATCTCACTCCTGACGAGATTGGGGTGTTCTTTCGGTCGATGATGAGACCAC CACCTGGCGTCAATGACCCGACGGCTCTGACTCGGGTGGACTTCAAGGCCTTCTGGACGGCAGCTTACGGGGACACGGAGAAGATCGCTGACGGGCTTTTCTCCTTCTTTGACGGTCACAAGGATGAAATCATCGATGAACAAGACCTGCTCCCAATGATGAACATTGCTGACAGTAACG CTGACGGCGTTCTTGACAGACAAGAGTTTGATGCCTATATGACTATT GCTTACGCCTACGCTGAGAATCAACGCCTGTTGCCTGGCAACGCTCACAATGTCCATGTGCAAGCCCACCACCAGCAACTCGCGaatcaccaccaacacaacccaCACCTTCACCTCGGGAAGCCATTCTTTGGATAA
- the LOC137272589 gene encoding uncharacterized protein, producing MSRLLLGILLLVSPIFAQNFDQIWVDMNPNGGDLTPDEIGVFFRSMMRPPPGVNDPTAVTRVDFKAYWMAAYGDTEKIADGLFSFIDGHKDEIIDEQDLLPMMNIADTNADGVLDRQEFDAYMTIAYAYAENQRLLPGNVHNVHVQAHHQQHANHHQHNPHLHLGKPFFG from the exons ATGAGTCGACTGCTCCTGGGAATCCTGCTGCTAGTCAG CCCTATCTTCGCTCAGAATTTCGACCAAATATGGGTGGACATGAACCCTAATGGCGGTGATCTCACTCCTGACGAGATTGGGGTGTTCTTTCGGTCGATGATGAGGCCAC CACCTGGCGTTAATGACCCGACGGCTGTGACTCGGGTGGACTTCAAGGCCTACTGGATGGCAGCTTACGGGGACACGGAGAAGATCGCTGACGGGCTTTTCTCCTTCATAGATGGTCACAAGGATGAAATCATCGATGAACAAGACCTGCTCCCAATGATGAACATTGCTGACACTAACG CTGACGGCGTTCTTGACAGACAAGAGTTTGATGCCTATATGACTATT GCTTACGCCTACGCTGAGAATCAACGCCTGTTGCCTGGCAACGTTCACAATGTCCATGTGCAAGCCCACCACCAGCAACACGCGaatcaccaccaacacaacccaCACCTTCACCTCGGGAAGCCATTCTTTGGATAA